One window from the genome of Cucumis melo cultivar AY chromosome 10, USDA_Cmelo_AY_1.0, whole genome shotgun sequence encodes:
- the LOC103489336 gene encoding sulfhydryl oxidase 2, with translation MSRTLFVLILCLSALRLGVSLGSRSILRTVPDKNGDSEDYAVDLNATNFDAVLRDTPATFAVVEFFAHWCPACRNYKPHYEKVARLFNGPNAVHPGKVLMTRVDCALKMNTNLCDRFSVGHYPMLFWGPPSKFVSGSWDPKQEKSEIRNIENGRTAEKLLSWINKQMGSSIGLDDEKFENEQNLSSNISDPGQIARAVYDVEEATSIAFDIILEHKMIKSETRASLIKFLQLLVVHHPSLRCRKGSAEILVNFDELNPADMNQEEVASEKGAVKNFQICGKDVPRGYWIFCRGSKNDTRGFSCGLWVLLHSLSVQIEDGESQFAFTTICDFIHNFFVCEECRQHFYEMCSSVSSPFNKARDFALWLWRAHNKVNDRLLKEEESMGTADPKFPKMIWPPRQLCMSCYRSRSSQPIEWDLDEVHKFLTSYYGRTLASLYKSNSALGTIGADGVLDEPTTSTNAVAVPVGAALAIALASCAFGVLACYWRSQQKSRKPRRSSGLRLSEGHD, from the exons ATGTCACGGACGCTGTTTGTTTTGATTTTGTGTCTGAGTGCGTTGCGGTTGGGAGTTTCGTTGGGATCGCGTTCGATCCTTAGAACAGTTCCTGATAAGAACGGGGATTCTGAAGATTACGCCGTTGATTTGAACGCCACCAATTTCGATGCGGTTCTTAGGGATACTCCAGCTACTTTTGCGGTTGTTGAATTCTTTGCCCACTG GTGCCCTGCGTGCAGAAATTATAAG CCCCATTATGAAAAAGTTGCTAGGCTTTTCAATGGACCCAATGCTGTGCACCCAGGAAAAGTATTAATGACAAGAGTGGACTGCGCATTGAAG ATGAATACCAATCTTTGTGATAGATTTTcggtaggccactatcctatgCTCTTTTGGGGTCCTCCTTCCAAATTTGTGTCTGGAAGTTGGGATCCTAAGCAAGAGAAAAGTGAAATACGTAATATTGAGAATGGACGGACTGCAGAAAAGTTACTAAGTTGGATAAACAAGCAAATGGGCAG CTCAATTGGCTTGGATGAcgaaaaatttgaaaatgagcAGAATCTATCATCCAATATCTCAGATCCAGGACAG ATTGCTCGAGCAGTCTATGATGTCGAGGAGGCAACATCCATTGCCTTTGATATTATCTTGGAACACaag ATGATCAAATCTGAAACTCGAGCATCCCTTATAAAGTTTCTTCAACTTCTGGTGGTTCATCATCCTTCCTTGAG GTGTCGAAAAGGTAGTGCAGAGATACTTGTAAACTTCGATGAGCTGAACCCTGCAGATATGAACCAAGAAGAGGTTGCTAGTGAAAAAGGTGCTGTTAAGAACTTTCAGATATGTGGAAAAGATGTTCCTCGTGGATATTGG ATTTTTTGTCGTGGTAGCAAGAATGATACGAGGGGTTTTAG TTGTGGATTATGGGTTCTACTGCATTCCCTTTCTGTGCAAATTGAGGATGGAGAAAGCCAGTTTGCATTCACAACTATCTGCGATTTCATCCACAACTTCTTTGTTTGTGAGGAATGTCGCCAGCATTTTTACGAAATGTGTTCAAG CGTGTCTAGTCCTTTCAACAAAGCTCGCGACTTTGCCCTCTGGTTGTGGAGGGCACACAACAAAGTCAATGATAGATTattgaaagaagaagaatccATGGGAACTGCAGATCCAAAATTTCCAAAGATGATTTGGCCTCCAAGACAACTTTGCATGTCATGCTATCGTTCTCGTAGCAGCCAGCCGATCGAATGGGATTTGGATGAAGTACATAAATTCCTGACCAGCTATTATGGTAGAACGCTTGCCTCTCTATACAAAAGCAACAGTGCACTTGGGACCATTGGTGCCGATGGTGTTCTCGATGagccaacaacttcaacaaatgCGGTAGCAGTGCCGGTGGGGGCTGCATTGGCAATTGCTCTTGCAAGCTGCGCTTTTGGAGTGCTTGCTTGTTACTGGCGTTCACAGCAAAAGAGTCGGAA GCCAAGAAGAAGCTCGGGGCTAAGGCTTTCAGAAGGTCACGACTAG
- the LOC103489338 gene encoding uncharacterized protein LOC103489338 isoform X2, whose translation MKGFPASFFLLFFVGLATFSWVLALPHDVLPKDSGKFILGQENLGPWKNEILETAEGPGSANNNSQSPLVLAANRTRRPDILHGFRVYEGGWDIANRNYWASVGFTGATGFILSFFWFISFGFALLVHRCCGWKLNLKGEESKTSHWICLALLVVFTSAATIGCILLCIGQNDFYNEGLHTLKYVVNQSDYTVDTLKNVTEYLSLAKTINVAQVFLPSDVMNDIDELNVDLNTAADTVADKTSLNSRKIRKVFAAMRSALITVAAIMLLLALIGLFLSFFGYQHAIYILIISGWLLVTITFVLCGLFVILDNAVSDTCMAMEEWVENTHAETALSNILPCVDHKTTNQTLIQSKKIVNDIVNVVDQFVYNFANANPPSGSPNYRNQSGPPMPALCYPYNSQLEESRCGDNDVTIDNASTVWQKFVCEVSESGICITVGRVSPDIHSQMVAAVNESYALQHYTPPLLSFQNCNFVRETFHNITTAYCPHLHHHLKIVNVGLAMISVGILLCLLLWILYANHSQREDVSAKLSFSLNRRRNSNQNTNNNNGSGNDESTTSSIRSIRSGV comes from the exons ATGAAGGGTTTCCctgcttcttttttccttctattttTTGTGGGTCTTGCCACTTTCAGCTGGGTTTTGGCTTTGCCTCACGATGTGTTGCCGAAAGATTCTGGGAAATTCATCTTAG GACAAGAAAACTTGGGTCCTTGGAAGAACGAGATATTGGAGACTGCTGAGGGACCTGGATCTGCAAATAACAACTCTCAGAGCCCTCTTGTATTGGCAGCAAATAGAACAAGGCGCCCAGATATTCTTCACGGGTTTAGGGTGTATGAAGGTGGCTGGGACATTGCCAATCGAAATTACTGGGCT TCTGTTGGATTTACCGGTGCGACTGGTTTCATTCTTTCCTTCTTCTGGTTCATTTCCTTCGGCTTTGCTCTTCTTGTTCATCGTTGCTGTGGATGGAAGTTAAACCTTAAAGGCGAAGAATCAAAGACTTCACATTGGATTTGCCTAGCGTTACTTGTTGTTTTCACATCTGCTGCAAC AATTGGCTGCATACTTTTATGTATTGGACAGAATGATTTTTACAATGAAGGTTTGCACACTTTGAAGTATGTTGTAAACCAGTCGGACTACACTGTGGACACGCTTAAAAATGTTACGGAATATCTCTCACTTGCAAAGACCATTAATGTAGCCCAGGTGTTCCTTCCGTCTGACGTAATGAACGACATTGATGAATTAAATGTGGATTTAAATACTGCTGCAGATACAGTGGCAGATAAGACAAGCTTAAATTCTCGTAAAATAAGAAAAGTTTTCGCGGCTAT GCGTTCGGCACTAATTACCGTTGCTGCAATCATGCTTCTTTTGGCTCTCATTGGTCTTT TCTTGTCCTTCTTTGGATACCAACATGCAATCTATAT ATTAATAATCAGTGGTTGGCTACTTGTGACAATTACATTCGTTCTTTGTGGATTGTTTGTAATTCTTGACAA TGCTGTTTCTGATACATGTATGGCAATGGAAGAATGGGTAGAAAATACACATGCGGAAACAGCTCTTAGCAACATCCTTCCATGTGTTGACCATAAAACCACAAACCAGACATTGATCCAAAGCAAAAAGATCGTCAACGACATTGTGAATGTTGTCGATCAATTTGTTTACAACTTTGCCAATGCAAATCCACCCTCGGGTTCTCCCAACTACCGCAACCAGTCAGGACCTCCAATGCCAGCTCTCTGTTACCCATACAACTCTCAGCTGGAAGAAAGTAGATGTGGTGATAACGACGTGACTATTGATAATGCATCAACG GTGTGGCAGAAGTTTGTGTGTGAAGTATCGGAATCTGGGATTTGCATCACGGTCGGAAGGGTGTCACCGGACATCCATTCCCAGATGGTGGCTGCAGTGAACGAGAGTTATGCACTTCAGCATTACACTCCTCCATTGCTCAGCTTCCAGAATTGCAATTTTGTAAGGGAAACGTTTCACAACATCACCACAGCTTACTGCCCTCATCTTCACCATCATCTTAAGATCGTGAATGTTGGACTTGCAATGATTTCAGTAGGAATATTGTTGTGTCTGTTGCTATGGATACTATATGCAAACCACTCCCAAAGGGAGGACGTGTCTGCGAAGCTATCCTTTTCGTTAAACCGCAGGAGAAACAGTAACCAAAATACGAATAACAATAATGGCAGCGGAAACGACGAATCAACAACATCAAGCATCAGAAGCATAAGAAGTGGAGTTTAG
- the LOC103489335 gene encoding uncharacterized protein LOC103489335, giving the protein MKFLEYTPFDRLNDFLSHLNLGERTIKGCLEAYSCKHTGIDKKLSLSLENEILDYLGKSSDADSSSPDEFLLSRSSRKTLIYLVLTLNHVYPDYDFSAMQAHQFFTEESWDSFKQIFDAYMLEASKEWNENNEGGSLLEMTYKALDEAVKLAECEIYSYNPNSDADPSIERGAIWSFNFFFYNRKLKRVVSFRFWCLSTLVAEGFHLDGTGYEEDGDIFDNMDI; this is encoded by the exons ATGAAGTTCCTAGAATACACCCCGTTTGATAG GTTGAATGATTTCTTGAGTCATTTGAATCTTGGAGAACGTACTATCAAGGGATGTCTCGAAGCTTATtctt GTAAACATACAGGAATAGATAAGAAACTATCTTTAAGCTTGGAGAATGAG ATTCTCGACTATCTTGGGAAATCATCTGATGCTGACTCTTCTTCACCAGATGAATTTTTATTGAGCAGATCAAG TCGAAAGACACTGATATACTTGGTTCTCACTCTCAATCATGTGTACCCGGATTATGACTTCAG TGCAATGCAAGCTCACCAGTTCTTTACAGAGGAAAGCTGGGACAGTTTTAAGCAAATCTTTGATGCTTATATGTTAGAAGCATCTAAG GAATGGAATGAGAATAATGAGGGTGGTTCTTTACTGGAAATGACATATAAGGCTCTTGATGAG GCTGTAAAACTAGCAGAGTGTGAAATCTACAGTTACAATCCTAATTCTGATGCTGATCCCtcaatagaaagaggggcaat ATGGtccttcaatttcttcttctataATCGAAAGTTAAAGCGCGTTGTTAGCTTCCGCTTCTGGTGTTTAAG TACTTTGGTGGCCGAGGGATTTCATCTGGACGGGACGGGTTATGAGGAAGATGGAGATATTTTCGATAACATGGATATCTGA
- the LOC103489339 gene encoding probable ribose-5-phosphate isomerase 2 has product MAIPYYRRFIGSEKSAMETGIVVPSSTPSGLLAPPLSSGILTQDELKKIAAYKAVEYVESGMVLGLGTGSTAKHAVDRIGELLRQGKLKNIIGIPTSKKTHEQAVSLGIPLSDLDSHPVLDLAIDGADEVDPHLNLVKGRGGSLLREKMVECACKKFVVIVDESKLVKYLGGSGLAMPVEIVPFCWNFTAARLQKLFEGYGCVAKLRTSGENGEPFVTDNGNYIVDLYFKEDIGDLNVASDEILRLAGVVEHGMFLGMATTLIVAGELGITIKNK; this is encoded by the coding sequence ATGGCTATTCCTTATTACCGTCGATTTATTGGGTCGGAGAAATCCGCCATGGAAACCGGCATTGTGGTGCCTTCTTCTACTCCATCTGGCCTTTTGGCACCGCCATTGTCATCTGGGATTTTAACTCAAGACGAATTGAAGAAGATTGCTGCGTATAAGGCTGTCGAATATGTCGAATCCGGCATGGTTCTGGGCCTTGGCACCGGCTCCACTGCCAAACACGCCGTTGATCGAATCGGCGAGTTGTTGCGCCAAGGGAAGCTTAAGAACATTATAGGAATTCCCACTTCCAAAAAAACTCACGAGCAAGCTGTTTCATTGGGCATCCCTCTCTCAGACCTAGATTCGCACCCTGTTCTTGATCTCGCAATCGACGGCGCTGATGAGGTCGATCCTCATCTCAATCTGGTGAAGGGTCGTGGGGGGTCTCTTCTTAGAGAGAAAATGGTGGAGTGTGCTTGCAAGAAGTTCGTTGTGATTGTTGATGAATCGAAATTGGTTAAGTATTTGGGAGGCAGTGGGTTAGCCATGCCGGTGGAGATTGTGCCCTTTTGTTGGAACTTCACGGCTGCGCGGCTGCAGAAGCTGTTTGAAGGCTATGGTTGTGTTGCAAAGCTCAGAACCTCAGGTGAAAATGGAGAACCATTTGTTACTGACAATGGCAATTACATTGTGGACTTGTATTTCAAGGAAGATATTGGGGATTTGAATGTTGCCAGTGATGAAATTTTGCGGCTTGCTGGTGTTGTTGAGCATGGAATGTTTCTTGGGATGGCCACAACTTTGATTGTTGCAGGAGAACTTGGAATTACCATCAAGAATAAGTAG
- the LOC103489337 gene encoding putative fasciclin-like arabinogalactan protein 20: MASSTLFISLILLSLFSLSSSLTSETVLDAAEILSDNGFVSMALTLELIAESLLSQSNSITIFSPPDTSFVQSGQPSLSLLRFHFLPLYLSPGSLRSFAFGTKIPTMLPSQSLTVTTPQSDSVISLNRVKVSSSPFYDDGLLVVYGIEKFFDLKFQSPNMKFRCDLLTIRNPFGEAIEILRSNGYSSMALFLESQILGFSNGQSSMMTVFAPSDEALETRVDKFTDYPSLYFRQILPCRISWNDLVDLENGTELSTYSEGYTIHVTKSSGMLKINGVAVFYPNMYLNEWLVVHGLLDVFPVAERTSTVESDSEMRSKNHEMSIIDHKL, translated from the coding sequence ATGGCTTCCTCCACACTCTTCATCTCTCTtatccttctctctctcttctcacTTTCTTCCTCTTTAACCTCAGAAACCGTCCTCGACGCCGCTGAAATCTTGTCCGACAATGGCTTCGTCTCCATGGCTCTTACGCTTGAGCTCATAGCCGAATCTTTACTCTCTCAGTCAAATTCGATCACAATCTTCTCACCTCCAGACACTTCTTTCGTTCAATCAGGTCAGCCTTCGCTCTCTCTCCTTCGATTCCACTTCTTGCCGCTCTACTTATCTCCCGGAAGCCTCAGATCGTTCGCGTTTGGCACCAAGATTCCCACTATGTTGCCCTCTCAATCGCTTACGGTAACCACTCCTCAATCCGATTCCGTAATTTCTTTGAACAGAGTTAAGGTTAGTAGCTCACCGTTTTACGACGACGGTTTGCTTGTTGTTTATGGTATCGAGAAGTTTTTTGACCTAAAATTCCAGAGTCCGAATATGAAATTTCGTTGTGATTTATTGACGATTAGGAATCCGTTTGGTGAAGCGATAGAAATCCTAAGATCTAATGGATATTCTTCAATGGCGTTGTTTCTTGAATCTCAAATTCTTGGGTTTAGTAATGGTCAATCATCGATGATGACCGTGTTTGCTCCTTCCGATGAAGCACTAGAGACTCGCGTTGATAAGTTCACCGACTATCCGTCTCTGTATTTTCGTCAGATTTTGCCGTGTAGAATTTCATGGAATGATCTAGTGGATCTTGAAAATGGCACAGAATTATCAACATATTCTGAAGGATATACAATTCATGTAACGAAATCAAGCGGAATGTTGAAGATCAATGGAGTTGCGGTGTTCTATCCTAACATGTATTTGAATGAGTGGTTAGTTGTTCATGGTCTTCTTGATGTGTTTCCTGTGGCAGAGAGAACTTCAACAGTGGAATCAGATTcagaaatgagaagcaaaaatcaTGAAATGTCAATAATTGATCATAAGTTGTAA
- the LOC103489338 gene encoding uncharacterized protein LOC103489338 isoform X1: protein MKGFPASFFLLFFVGLATFSWVLALPHDVLPKDSGKFILGQENLGPWKNEILETAEGPGSANNNSQSPLVLAANRTRRPDILHGFRVYEGGWDIANRNYWASVGFTGATGFILSFFWFISFGFALLVHRCCGWKLNLKGEESKTSHWICLALLVVFTSAATSSFFHRIGCILLCIGQNDFYNEGLHTLKYVVNQSDYTVDTLKNVTEYLSLAKTINVAQVFLPSDVMNDIDELNVDLNTAADTVADKTSLNSRKIRKVFAAMRSALITVAAIMLLLALIGLFLSFFGYQHAIYILIISGWLLVTITFVLCGLFVILDNAVSDTCMAMEEWVENTHAETALSNILPCVDHKTTNQTLIQSKKIVNDIVNVVDQFVYNFANANPPSGSPNYRNQSGPPMPALCYPYNSQLEESRCGDNDVTIDNASTVWQKFVCEVSESGICITVGRVSPDIHSQMVAAVNESYALQHYTPPLLSFQNCNFVRETFHNITTAYCPHLHHHLKIVNVGLAMISVGILLCLLLWILYANHSQREDVSAKLSFSLNRRRNSNQNTNNNNGSGNDESTTSSIRSIRSGV from the exons ATGAAGGGTTTCCctgcttcttttttccttctattttTTGTGGGTCTTGCCACTTTCAGCTGGGTTTTGGCTTTGCCTCACGATGTGTTGCCGAAAGATTCTGGGAAATTCATCTTAG GACAAGAAAACTTGGGTCCTTGGAAGAACGAGATATTGGAGACTGCTGAGGGACCTGGATCTGCAAATAACAACTCTCAGAGCCCTCTTGTATTGGCAGCAAATAGAACAAGGCGCCCAGATATTCTTCACGGGTTTAGGGTGTATGAAGGTGGCTGGGACATTGCCAATCGAAATTACTGGGCT TCTGTTGGATTTACCGGTGCGACTGGTTTCATTCTTTCCTTCTTCTGGTTCATTTCCTTCGGCTTTGCTCTTCTTGTTCATCGTTGCTGTGGATGGAAGTTAAACCTTAAAGGCGAAGAATCAAAGACTTCACATTGGATTTGCCTAGCGTTACTTGTTGTTTTCACATCTGCTGCAAC CTCATCTTTCTTTCACAGAATTGGCTGCATACTTTTATGTATTGGACAGAATGATTTTTACAATGAAGGTTTGCACACTTTGAAGTATGTTGTAAACCAGTCGGACTACACTGTGGACACGCTTAAAAATGTTACGGAATATCTCTCACTTGCAAAGACCATTAATGTAGCCCAGGTGTTCCTTCCGTCTGACGTAATGAACGACATTGATGAATTAAATGTGGATTTAAATACTGCTGCAGATACAGTGGCAGATAAGACAAGCTTAAATTCTCGTAAAATAAGAAAAGTTTTCGCGGCTAT GCGTTCGGCACTAATTACCGTTGCTGCAATCATGCTTCTTTTGGCTCTCATTGGTCTTT TCTTGTCCTTCTTTGGATACCAACATGCAATCTATAT ATTAATAATCAGTGGTTGGCTACTTGTGACAATTACATTCGTTCTTTGTGGATTGTTTGTAATTCTTGACAA TGCTGTTTCTGATACATGTATGGCAATGGAAGAATGGGTAGAAAATACACATGCGGAAACAGCTCTTAGCAACATCCTTCCATGTGTTGACCATAAAACCACAAACCAGACATTGATCCAAAGCAAAAAGATCGTCAACGACATTGTGAATGTTGTCGATCAATTTGTTTACAACTTTGCCAATGCAAATCCACCCTCGGGTTCTCCCAACTACCGCAACCAGTCAGGACCTCCAATGCCAGCTCTCTGTTACCCATACAACTCTCAGCTGGAAGAAAGTAGATGTGGTGATAACGACGTGACTATTGATAATGCATCAACG GTGTGGCAGAAGTTTGTGTGTGAAGTATCGGAATCTGGGATTTGCATCACGGTCGGAAGGGTGTCACCGGACATCCATTCCCAGATGGTGGCTGCAGTGAACGAGAGTTATGCACTTCAGCATTACACTCCTCCATTGCTCAGCTTCCAGAATTGCAATTTTGTAAGGGAAACGTTTCACAACATCACCACAGCTTACTGCCCTCATCTTCACCATCATCTTAAGATCGTGAATGTTGGACTTGCAATGATTTCAGTAGGAATATTGTTGTGTCTGTTGCTATGGATACTATATGCAAACCACTCCCAAAGGGAGGACGTGTCTGCGAAGCTATCCTTTTCGTTAAACCGCAGGAGAAACAGTAACCAAAATACGAATAACAATAATGGCAGCGGAAACGACGAATCAACAACATCAAGCATCAGAAGCATAAGAAGTGGAGTTTAG